One genomic region from Streptomyces sp. NBC_01431 encodes:
- a CDS encoding universal stress protein, which yields MDRDATGPRVVVGVDGSPSSHEALRWAVRYGGLVGATVEAVATWELPGGRAWSAPAIDTTFDEESALQGLVQELREVLGDEGAKAVRALLVHGNPVDVLLKAAEGAEALVVGSHGRGGFARALLGSVSQHIAQHGACPVVIVRPGKSGAGH from the coding sequence ATGGACAGGGATGCCACGGGACCGCGGGTCGTGGTGGGTGTCGACGGTTCGCCGTCCTCGCACGAGGCATTGCGTTGGGCCGTCCGGTACGGCGGCCTTGTCGGGGCGACGGTGGAGGCCGTGGCCACGTGGGAGCTGCCGGGTGGGCGTGCCTGGTCGGCTCCGGCCATCGACACCACCTTCGACGAGGAGAGCGCCCTTCAAGGACTGGTCCAGGAGCTGAGGGAGGTACTCGGCGACGAGGGCGCCAAAGCCGTCCGGGCGCTCCTGGTGCACGGCAACCCCGTCGACGTGCTCCTCAAGGCGGCCGAGGGCGCCGAGGCCCTGGTCGTGGGCAGTCATGGGCGGGGCGGCTTCGCCCGGGCGCTGCTGGGGTCCGTCAGCCAGCACATCGCGCAGCACGGGGCCTGCCCCGTCGTGATCGTCCGCCCGGGAAAGTCCGGAGCCGGACACTGA
- a CDS encoding site-2 protease family protein: MQRACRGTAEGWGQFGVPLRAVRAWLLPGAGGQHSRRPDQTRPGPGRAPGIVGPCVRRLPGGLESTAVEAGCRVPRAGWPHDARPVARHAEVKGDTFEGAVGPPENHPRGARPGGGGTGQGSGADAGRQGTVKESLSLGRIAGIRVGVHWSVLAVLALVTFLLARSAFPAAQPGQPAWARWSLALITSVLFLGCLLAHELAHSVVATHHGIEVDGITLWMLGGVARLRGEPSTPAVELRISGAGPLASALAGAVFTGLTLGLGALRAPPLTVSAASWLATINFLLAAFNLLPAAPLDGGRLLHAFLWHRGGDRLRAARRSADAGRLLGWFLVLSGGATVLTGAAFSGLWAMLLGWFVITAATYEGRNAQIREVLGDLPVSEVMIRDPVTLPAAITVDALLSASRYARHRQAGYPVTGPDGRVAGLITVAHINRTPVHRRALTHLGDVMCPLADTLTTTPTERVAALLPRLEAHPLHHALVLSAPGTRDLAGIVSFADVNQTVAWLAAAHQTATAA; the protein is encoded by the coding sequence ATGCAACGGGCGTGTCGCGGGACGGCAGAGGGGTGGGGCCAGTTCGGCGTCCCTCTGCGCGCCGTACGAGCGTGGTTGCTGCCGGGGGCCGGGGGGCAGCACTCAAGGAGACCAGACCAGACCAGACCCGGCCCGGGTCGGGCACCAGGGATTGTCGGGCCGTGCGTCCGACGCCTCCCGGGCGGGCTGGAATCGACTGCTGTCGAGGCCGGTTGCCGGGTACCGAGAGCCGGGTGGCCCCATGACGCCCGGCCTGTGGCGCGGCATGCTGAAGTAAAGGGGGATACGTTCGAGGGAGCGGTCGGCCCACCAGAGAACCACCCGAGAGGGGCGCGGCCCGGGGGCGGTGGCACAGGTCAGGGTTCCGGGGCCGACGCCGGAAGGCAGGGCACGGTGAAGGAGTCGCTGTCGCTGGGTCGGATCGCCGGAATCCGGGTCGGCGTCCACTGGAGTGTGCTGGCCGTTCTGGCTCTGGTCACGTTCCTTCTGGCCCGGAGTGCGTTCCCCGCCGCCCAGCCGGGGCAGCCGGCCTGGGCCCGCTGGTCGCTCGCGCTGATCACTTCGGTTCTGTTCCTCGGCTGCCTGCTCGCTCACGAGCTGGCCCACTCCGTTGTCGCCACCCACCACGGTATCGAGGTCGACGGGATCACCCTGTGGATGCTCGGCGGCGTCGCCCGCCTGCGCGGTGAGCCCTCGACTCCCGCCGTGGAACTGCGCATTTCCGGGGCCGGACCACTGGCCAGTGCCTTGGCCGGGGCCGTCTTCACCGGCCTGACGCTCGGCCTCGGCGCCTTGCGCGCGCCGCCGCTGACGGTGTCGGCAGCCAGCTGGCTGGCAACGATCAACTTCCTCCTCGCCGCGTTCAATCTCCTGCCCGCCGCACCCCTGGACGGCGGACGCCTGCTGCACGCCTTCCTGTGGCATCGCGGCGGCGACCGGCTCCGGGCCGCTCGCCGCTCGGCCGATGCCGGACGGCTGCTGGGCTGGTTCCTGGTGCTCAGCGGAGGGGCCACCGTGCTGACCGGGGCCGCGTTCTCCGGACTGTGGGCGATGCTGCTGGGCTGGTTCGTGATCACCGCCGCGACGTACGAGGGCCGGAATGCGCAGATCCGAGAGGTCCTGGGCGACCTGCCGGTGAGCGAGGTCATGATCCGCGATCCGGTCACCCTTCCGGCCGCCATCACCGTCGACGCCCTCCTCTCCGCCAGCCGGTACGCCCGCCACCGCCAGGCGGGCTACCCGGTGACGGGCCCGGACGGCCGGGTCGCGGGCCTGATCACCGTCGCGCACATCAACCGCACCCCCGTACATCGCCGCGCGCTCACGCATCTCGGCGACGTGATGTGTCCCCTCGCCGACACTCTCACCACCACCCCCACCGAGCGCGTCGCCGCCTTGCTGCCGCGCCTCGAAGCCCATCCGCTGCACCACGCCCTGGTCCTCTCCGCCCCTGGCACGCGGGATTTGGCCGGCATCGTCTCCTTCGCCGACGTCAACCAGACAGTCGCCTGGCTCGCCGCGGCCCACCAGACCGCGACGGCGGCATGA
- a CDS encoding IS1182 family transposase, producing the protein MSLRPEEWPEVPELTARVARAAAARGAPPLAMRVRDELGALFADAEFAVAFGRRGRRGWSPGRLAMVTVLQMAENLTDRAAVQRVRFDLSWKYCLGLELEDVGFDASVLSEFRTRVVEHGLEERVLDLLVVALKEKGLVKAGGKQRTDSTRVLAAVRELNRLELAGESVRAALEALSAADPTWVAQALEVREWNRRYGRRIDASWRPPGSQAQRDELALDYGRDAVALLKAVYRPSTPMWLRELPAVQVLRQITVQNYLIATDSGGSEVVKRREADKDGLPPGRLRLTSPYDLDARYGTKRDLHWTGYKLHISEVCHPARPDDQTSHTGRRARPPVPNMITHVATTDATVPDVKLVEPVHQALAARGLLPAEHYLDSGYASAELIVGAHTTFGITLVTPLLTGTSRLHQENTAYQREAFTIDWDVRRATCPQGATSRFWSPTQHKGRDMAVVRFDQADCGPCPARALCTKATRWGRQLTLRPRPLQELVEANHTAQETLEWQAKYALRAGVEDTIRQAMAVTGSRRARYRSLGKTHLEHVYSAIALNLIRLDAWWNGQPLDHTRTSHLARLDLTLAA; encoded by the coding sequence ATGTCGTTGCGGCCGGAGGAATGGCCTGAGGTCCCCGAGCTCACGGCGCGGGTTGCACGGGCTGCGGCCGCGCGTGGGGCGCCGCCGTTGGCGATGCGGGTGCGGGATGAGCTCGGCGCGCTGTTCGCGGATGCGGAGTTCGCCGTGGCGTTCGGCCGCCGGGGTCGGCGCGGATGGTCGCCGGGGCGCCTCGCGATGGTGACCGTGCTGCAGATGGCGGAGAACCTGACCGACCGCGCCGCCGTTCAGCGGGTCCGGTTCGACCTGTCGTGGAAGTACTGTCTGGGCCTGGAGCTGGAGGACGTGGGCTTCGATGCCTCGGTGCTCTCGGAGTTCCGCACCCGGGTGGTCGAGCACGGCCTGGAGGAGCGGGTGCTGGATCTCCTCGTGGTGGCACTCAAGGAGAAGGGCCTGGTCAAGGCCGGTGGCAAACAGCGTACCGATTCCACTCGTGTACTCGCGGCAGTGCGGGAGTTGAACCGGTTGGAGCTGGCCGGGGAGAGTGTGCGGGCTGCGCTGGAGGCGCTGTCCGCCGCGGATCCCACCTGGGTGGCTCAGGCGCTGGAGGTCCGTGAGTGGAACCGGCGTTACGGGCGGCGCATCGATGCGTCCTGGCGCCCGCCCGGCTCCCAGGCTCAGCGGGACGAACTCGCCCTGGACTACGGCCGCGACGCGGTGGCTCTCCTGAAGGCGGTCTATCGCCCATCCACACCGATGTGGCTGCGGGAGCTGCCCGCGGTCCAGGTGCTGCGGCAGATCACTGTGCAGAACTACCTGATCGCCACGGACAGCGGCGGGTCGGAGGTGGTCAAGCGGCGGGAGGCGGACAAGGACGGTCTCCCGCCCGGCAGATTGCGTCTGACTTCGCCCTATGACCTCGACGCCCGTTACGGCACCAAGCGAGATCTGCACTGGACCGGGTACAAACTGCACATCAGCGAGGTCTGTCACCCGGCCCGGCCCGATGACCAGACGTCGCACACTGGACGGCGGGCACGTCCTCCGGTCCCCAACATGATCACCCACGTCGCGACCACCGATGCGACCGTGCCGGATGTGAAGCTCGTCGAGCCCGTCCACCAGGCCCTTGCCGCCCGGGGCCTGCTGCCCGCCGAGCACTACCTCGACTCCGGCTACGCGAGCGCCGAACTCATCGTCGGCGCTCACACCACCTTCGGCATCACCCTGGTCACACCACTGCTGACCGGGACCTCCCGCCTCCACCAGGAGAACACTGCCTACCAGCGCGAAGCCTTCACCATCGACTGGGACGTCCGCCGGGCCACCTGCCCCCAGGGTGCCACCAGCCGCTTCTGGAGCCCGACCCAGCACAAGGGCCGCGACATGGCCGTGGTCCGCTTTGACCAGGCCGACTGCGGCCCCTGCCCGGCCAGGGCTCTCTGCACCAAAGCCACCCGCTGGGGCCGTCAACTCACCCTGAGGCCACGCCCCTTGCAGGAACTCGTCGAGGCCAATCACACCGCCCAGGAAACTCTTGAATGGCAGGCGAAATACGCCCTGCGGGCCGGCGTCGAGGACACCATTCGCCAGGCCATGGCGGTCACCGGCAGCCGCCGAGCCCGCTACCGCAGCCTCGGCAAGACCCATCTCGAACACGTCTACTCCGCCATCGCCCTCAACCTGATCCGCCTCGACGCCTGGTGGAACGGTCAGCCCCTCGACCACACCCGCACCAGCCACCTCGCCCGCCTCGACCTCACCCTCGCCGCATAA
- a CDS encoding slipin family protein, with product MAALITILVVLAILVLIGLATAIRIVRQYEQGVLFRFGRLVGRRDPGLRFIIPFVDVLHRVSLRVVTMPIQSQGIITRDNVSVDVSAVAYFRVVDAVKSVIAIENVNAAINQIAQTTLRKVVGQHTLDETLSETDRINLDIRQILDVTTGEWGVQVTLVELKDIQLPESMKRAMARQAEAEREKRAKIINAEGESLAAAALGDASDTMMAHPLALQLRNLQSLVEIGVDKNTTVVFPAPLMSTIGELGSFLAREATAAAAPAPPSAMPIPALGLTKSARVPAPNGVAEPV from the coding sequence ATGGCCGCCTTGATCACCATCCTGGTGGTGCTCGCAATCCTTGTCCTGATCGGGCTGGCGACGGCGATCCGTATCGTCCGGCAGTACGAGCAGGGCGTCCTGTTCCGGTTCGGCCGGCTGGTCGGACGGCGCGATCCGGGGCTGCGGTTCATCATCCCCTTCGTCGATGTCCTGCACCGCGTCTCGCTGCGCGTCGTGACCATGCCGATCCAGTCCCAGGGCATCATCACCCGCGACAACGTCAGCGTCGACGTGTCCGCCGTGGCGTACTTCCGCGTGGTCGACGCGGTCAAGTCGGTCATCGCGATCGAGAACGTGAACGCCGCGATCAACCAGATCGCGCAGACCACCCTGCGCAAGGTCGTCGGCCAGCACACCCTGGACGAGACCCTGTCCGAGACCGACCGCATCAACCTGGACATCCGTCAGATCCTGGACGTCACCACGGGCGAGTGGGGCGTGCAGGTCACTCTGGTCGAACTCAAGGACATCCAGCTGCCCGAGTCCATGAAACGCGCGATGGCCAGGCAGGCCGAGGCCGAGCGCGAGAAGAGGGCAAAGATCATCAACGCCGAGGGAGAGTCCCTGGCAGCTGCCGCCCTGGGCGACGCCTCCGACACGATGATGGCTCATCCGCTCGCCCTGCAGCTGCGCAACCTGCAGAGCCTGGTCGAGATCGGCGTGGACAAGAACACCACGGTTGTCTTCCCCGCGCCGTTGATGAGCACCATCGGAGAACTCGGATCCTTCCTCGCCCGCGAAGCAACCGCGGCCGCCGCCCCGGCGCCGCCGTCCGCCATGCCTATACCGGCCCTGGGCCTGACCAAGTCCGCTCGCGTGCCGGCACCGAACGGGGTGGCCGAGCCGGTGTAA
- the mgtA gene encoding magnesium-translocating P-type ATPase yields MSVSAPAQPPVLAPGVALAATLPVDDVLREVGVVAGVGLGGEEVLRRQARFGPNAVATHRARLFPVLWHQLRSPLLGLLVAAAVASFLVGEQSDAVIIGLIVSVSVALGFVNEYRAEKAAEALHSQIHHETVVLRDGRDTLVDVTALVPGDLVELRLGDIVPADLRLLEVTGLECDESVLTGESLPMDKSLAAVAAGTPLAELSGCALMGTVVRTGAARGVVVATGAHTEFGKIAAGLDTHPLDTEFQVGLRRFSLLLVYVAGALTTSIFVINVALHKPIIDALLFSLAIAVGITPQLLPAVVSTSLAAGSRRMSRRKVLVKRLVCIEDLGDVDVLFTDKTGTLTMGRIEYMRAVPAGRQGSEAVVRWGLLGTENATRDAQDVGGNPLDQALWRSPAAAGERASLEGYTQVAVLPFDHERRMISVLVRDREGCSSLVTKGAPETVLDRCVDVPPEVRAALAAEFAAGNRVVAVATRPVAPGTQAVGPEDEQELILAGLLVFLDPPKPDAAAALRRLSGLGIAVKVVTGDNAVVAAKVCRDLGLTDAGAMTGSEVDALDDAQLAEAISRTTVFARVSPEAKARIVHVRRRSHGGVAFLGDGVNDALALHAADVGISVDSATDVAKDAADVILLEKDLNVLADGVAEGRRIFANTIKYVLMGTSSNFGNMASAAGASLFLPFLPMLPSQILLNNLLYDSSQLAIPTDNVDEDQLRKPAHWDIAFIRRFMISFGPLSSAFDFVTFAVMLWVFHSGPAQFRSGWFVESLATQTLVIFAIRTRRIPFFRSHPSLPLTLAALGVVTTGAVLPATPLAPALGFQPLPGGFFATLVGMILAYLALVEIAKRLFYGAAVPAPPVPRHYAGHRHLRRRAARFSTAGPRPTPAGGPP; encoded by the coding sequence GTGAGCGTCTCCGCTCCGGCTCAGCCACCGGTGCTCGCGCCCGGGGTGGCGTTGGCGGCCACCTTGCCGGTGGACGATGTCCTTCGCGAGGTCGGTGTCGTCGCCGGCGTGGGCCTGGGTGGCGAGGAGGTCTTGCGACGCCAGGCGCGGTTCGGCCCCAACGCGGTCGCTACGCACCGTGCCCGGCTGTTCCCTGTGCTGTGGCACCAGCTCCGTTCGCCGCTGCTGGGGCTGCTGGTGGCGGCCGCTGTCGCGTCCTTCCTGGTGGGAGAGCAAAGCGATGCGGTGATCATCGGGCTGATCGTGAGTGTGTCCGTCGCGCTGGGCTTCGTCAACGAGTACCGGGCCGAGAAGGCGGCTGAGGCGCTGCACTCGCAGATCCACCACGAGACCGTGGTGTTGCGCGACGGTCGGGACACGCTCGTGGACGTTACGGCGCTGGTCCCCGGTGATCTGGTCGAACTGCGTCTGGGGGACATCGTGCCGGCGGACCTGCGGCTGCTGGAGGTCACCGGATTGGAGTGCGACGAGTCGGTGCTGACCGGCGAGTCGTTGCCGATGGACAAGAGCCTCGCCGCGGTCGCGGCCGGGACCCCGTTGGCCGAACTGTCCGGGTGCGCTCTGATGGGCACGGTCGTCCGGACCGGCGCTGCCCGCGGGGTAGTCGTCGCTACCGGGGCACACACCGAGTTCGGCAAGATCGCCGCGGGGCTTGACACGCATCCGCTCGACACCGAGTTCCAGGTCGGCCTGCGGCGCTTCTCGCTGCTGCTGGTCTACGTCGCGGGCGCGTTGACCACCTCGATCTTCGTGATCAACGTAGCCCTGCACAAGCCGATCATCGACGCTCTGCTGTTCTCACTGGCCATCGCGGTCGGTATCACCCCGCAGCTGCTGCCCGCCGTCGTCTCGACGAGCCTGGCCGCCGGCTCGCGCCGGATGAGCCGGCGCAAGGTGCTGGTCAAGCGGTTGGTCTGCATCGAGGACCTGGGCGATGTCGATGTCCTGTTCACCGACAAGACCGGCACGCTCACCATGGGCCGCATCGAGTACATGCGCGCCGTTCCCGCCGGCCGCCAGGGCAGTGAGGCGGTGGTGCGGTGGGGACTGCTCGGCACGGAGAACGCGACGCGGGATGCGCAGGACGTCGGCGGGAACCCGCTGGACCAGGCCCTGTGGCGGTCTCCGGCCGCCGCGGGCGAGCGCGCCTCCCTGGAGGGGTACACACAGGTCGCGGTGCTGCCTTTCGATCACGAACGGCGCATGATCTCGGTCCTGGTGCGGGACAGGGAGGGCTGTTCGAGCCTGGTCACCAAGGGCGCTCCGGAGACTGTCCTGGACCGCTGCGTCGACGTCCCACCCGAAGTCCGTGCGGCGCTGGCGGCGGAGTTCGCCGCGGGGAACCGGGTGGTCGCCGTCGCCACCCGGCCCGTCGCCCCCGGAACACAGGCCGTCGGCCCGGAGGACGAGCAGGAGCTGATCCTGGCCGGGCTGCTGGTGTTCCTCGACCCGCCCAAGCCGGACGCCGCCGCAGCGCTGCGCAGACTCTCCGGCCTCGGCATCGCGGTGAAGGTCGTCACTGGCGACAACGCCGTGGTCGCCGCAAAGGTCTGCCGTGACCTGGGGCTCACCGACGCGGGCGCGATGACCGGCAGTGAGGTCGACGCCCTGGACGACGCACAACTGGCCGAGGCGATCTCCCGGACCACCGTTTTCGCGCGAGTGAGTCCCGAGGCCAAGGCGCGTATCGTGCACGTGCGACGGCGCAGCCACGGGGGCGTGGCCTTCCTGGGCGACGGGGTCAATGACGCACTGGCTCTGCACGCGGCCGATGTGGGCATCTCCGTCGACTCGGCCACCGACGTCGCCAAGGACGCGGCCGACGTCATCTTGCTGGAGAAAGACCTCAACGTCCTCGCAGACGGTGTGGCTGAGGGCCGCCGGATCTTCGCCAACACCATCAAGTACGTGTTGATGGGCACCTCGAGCAACTTCGGCAACATGGCCTCCGCCGCGGGCGCCTCGCTGTTCCTGCCCTTCCTGCCGATGCTGCCCTCACAGATTCTGCTGAACAACCTTCTCTACGACAGCAGTCAGCTGGCCATCCCGACGGACAACGTGGACGAGGACCAGCTGCGGAAGCCCGCGCACTGGGACATCGCCTTCATCCGCCGTTTCATGATCTCCTTCGGACCGCTCAGCTCGGCGTTCGACTTCGTCACCTTCGCAGTCATGCTCTGGGTCTTCCACTCCGGACCGGCCCAGTTCCGCTCCGGCTGGTTCGTCGAATCGCTGGCCACCCAGACTTTGGTGATCTTCGCCATCCGCACCCGACGCATCCCGTTCTTCCGCAGCCACCCCAGCCTGCCGCTGACTCTCGCCGCGCTCGGCGTCGTCACGACCGGCGCCGTGCTGCCGGCCACTCCACTCGCCCCCGCTCTGGGCTTCCAGCCGCTTCCCGGGGGTTTCTTCGCCACGCTGGTCGGCATGATCCTCGCCTACCTGGCCCTCGTCGAGATCGCCAAACGGCTCTTCTACGGGGCCGCAGTCCCGGCACCTCCGGTTCCCCGGCACTACGCCGGCCACCGTCACCTGCGGCGCCGTGCCGCCCGCTTCAGCACCGCAGGACCCCGCCCCACCCCGGCGGGCGGACCGCCGTGA
- a CDS encoding serine hydrolase domain-containing protein, with amino-acid sequence MREQTWQRFRSPRRRSGRRSAVSAAAAVAVGVMTMGVLAPPAASAAARPDTVKEGLNALLRSDGLPAALASVKDRKGHDRTYTAGVGDLATGSKVPRDGQVRVGSNTKTFTAVVVLQLVAEGKVRLDTPVDTYLPGLVRGEGIDGRHITVRQLLQQTSGLPNYSNYLGEEVRYFEPRELLGIALQHKADFAPGAKWAYSNTNYVLAGLIVEKVTGRPLAKEMDQRIIKRIGLRHTYFPAPGDATIREAHPKGYYQDSAGAPLRDVTETDPSWGWAAGQMISTNSDLNRFFGALVSGRLLPADQLAQMRTTVPAEGTFGSGARYGLGLVSKPLPCGGLYWGHGGSFPGYETRGGVTDDGRAANVAVTIQLTDEAARKRVDNVVDAALCR; translated from the coding sequence GTGCGTGAACAGACATGGCAGAGGTTCCGTTCTCCCAGGCGGCGGAGCGGCCGGCGCAGCGCCGTGTCGGCCGCGGCCGCGGTGGCCGTGGGCGTCATGACGATGGGCGTCCTGGCGCCTCCCGCGGCGTCCGCCGCCGCCCGGCCGGACACTGTCAAGGAGGGGCTGAACGCCTTGCTGCGTTCCGATGGCCTGCCCGCCGCGCTGGCGAGCGTCAAGGACCGCAAGGGCCACGACCGTACCTACACGGCAGGGGTGGGCGACCTGGCCACCGGCTCGAAGGTGCCCAGGGACGGTCAGGTGCGAGTCGGCAGCAATACCAAGACGTTCACCGCGGTGGTCGTGCTGCAGTTGGTCGCCGAGGGGAAGGTCCGCCTCGACACCCCGGTCGACACCTATCTGCCGGGCCTCGTACGAGGGGAGGGGATCGACGGACGCCACATCACCGTCCGTCAGCTCCTGCAGCAGACCAGCGGGCTCCCCAACTACAGCAACTACCTCGGTGAAGAAGTCCGTTACTTCGAACCCCGCGAGCTCCTCGGCATCGCTCTCCAGCACAAGGCCGATTTCGCCCCCGGGGCGAAATGGGCGTACAGCAACACGAATTACGTGCTCGCCGGCCTGATCGTCGAGAAGGTCACCGGCCGACCGCTCGCCAAGGAGATGGACCAACGCATCATCAAGCGCATCGGGCTGCGCCACACCTACTTTCCCGCCCCCGGTGACGCGACCATCCGAGAAGCCCATCCCAAGGGCTACTACCAGGATTCGGCAGGCGCGCCGCTGCGCGACGTCACGGAGACGGACCCCTCCTGGGGCTGGGCGGCAGGTCAGATGATCTCCACCAACTCCGACCTCAACCGGTTCTTCGGCGCGCTCGTGTCCGGCCGCCTCCTCCCGGCGGACCAGCTCGCCCAGATGCGCACCACCGTCCCCGCTGAAGGCACCTTCGGCTCCGGCGCCCGCTACGGACTGGGGCTCGTGAGCAAGCCGCTGCCGTGCGGCGGCCTCTACTGGGGCCACGGCGGAAGCTTCCCCGGATACGAGACCCGGGGCGGAGTCACCGACGACGGCCGCGCCGCCAATGTCGCGGTGACCATTCAACTGACCGACGAGGCAGCCAGGAAGCGCGTCGACAATGTCGTGGACGCGGCCTTGTGCCGCTGA
- a CDS encoding response regulator transcription factor: MTETGPTPERIKVLIADDQPLVRRGLSLILSPDPSFEVVGEAENGAQAVTLAGQLRPDVVVMDIRMPVLDGVGATGELAATLPGCRVLALSTFDLDEYVVGALRAGAYGFLPKDSSPEDLSAAIRTVHAGEAVVAPRLLTRLISTYVRAPRGARPDLTGRGELTPREVEVWHLMATGLDNTEISRTLDISLSTVKNYITSIFDKLHVRDRAQAVIAAYESGLVAARTAAEHPAGDGHTG, translated from the coding sequence ATGACGGAGACCGGGCCGACGCCGGAGAGGATCAAGGTGCTGATCGCGGACGACCAGCCGCTGGTCAGGCGGGGCCTGTCGCTGATCCTCTCCCCCGACCCGTCCTTCGAGGTGGTGGGAGAGGCCGAGAACGGCGCGCAGGCCGTCACCCTCGCCGGCCAACTGCGCCCCGACGTCGTGGTGATGGACATCCGGATGCCCGTGCTCGACGGGGTCGGCGCGACCGGGGAACTCGCCGCCACTCTGCCGGGCTGCCGGGTCCTGGCCCTCAGCACCTTCGATCTGGACGAGTACGTGGTGGGCGCCCTGCGCGCCGGCGCCTACGGGTTCCTGCCCAAGGACAGCTCCCCGGAGGACCTGAGCGCGGCGATCCGCACCGTCCACGCCGGCGAGGCGGTCGTCGCGCCGCGCCTGCTCACCCGGCTGATATCGACCTACGTACGGGCACCTCGCGGTGCGCGGCCGGACCTCACCGGCCGGGGTGAACTCACCCCCCGCGAGGTCGAGGTGTGGCATCTGATGGCCACCGGCCTCGACAACACGGAGATCTCCCGCACCCTGGACATCAGCCTCTCCACGGTGAAGAACTACATCACGAGCATCTTCGACAAGCTCCACGTCCGCGACCGCGCCCAGGCGGTCATCGCGGCCTACGAATCCGGACTGGTCGCCGCCCGGACAGCAGCCGAACACCCGGCCGGCGACGGGCACACCGGATAG
- a CDS encoding sensor histidine kinase translates to MSDRTGTGGSRGPLRLDSAEPLWSRNDALVAGGACVLNVLSYLFAEAPDGQQEVSVAGFLLVAVAALPLLARRRHPVAVLAAVLVLDATATVTVPLSTHFGAVLVVALYEVARTCRGRVAAAMAIVTGVVTLVSQSGGRIPSYQNAFATPLSVLIVVGTALAVSRWQQEVAANRRLLADRAVADERRRIARELHDIVAHHITTMQLMAGGARANLAQPEVVRDALVTLESSGRLALREMRQLLDVLRAGDEPETAPSLPQPGVDGLDRLVADSRLAGLPTEFSVHGQRVPLPPTVGLTVFRIVQEALTNTRKYAAGTAHASVRLTYRQERVTVEVRDGGGGAPPQEGASAAGSGGYGLIGMRERVALHGGTLTAGPQAGGGFAVVVDLPLATDEADEAAVQHEGALR, encoded by the coding sequence ATGAGTGATCGCACAGGGACCGGCGGCAGCCGCGGGCCGCTGCGCCTCGATAGCGCCGAGCCGCTGTGGTCCCGCAACGACGCGCTCGTGGCCGGCGGGGCCTGTGTGCTGAACGTGCTCAGTTACCTGTTCGCGGAGGCCCCCGACGGGCAGCAAGAGGTGAGCGTCGCCGGGTTCCTCCTCGTCGCGGTGGCGGCCCTGCCGCTGCTGGCCCGGCGCCGCCACCCCGTGGCGGTACTCGCCGCCGTCCTGGTCCTCGACGCGACGGCCACCGTGACCGTGCCGCTGTCCACCCACTTCGGTGCCGTATTGGTGGTTGCCCTGTACGAGGTCGCCCGGACGTGCCGCGGCCGGGTGGCGGCGGCCATGGCCATCGTGACGGGGGTGGTGACGCTGGTGAGCCAGAGCGGCGGCCGGATACCGAGCTACCAGAACGCCTTCGCCACGCCGCTGAGCGTCCTGATCGTGGTCGGCACCGCCCTGGCGGTCAGCCGCTGGCAGCAGGAGGTGGCCGCCAACCGCAGGCTCCTCGCCGATCGCGCGGTGGCCGACGAACGCCGCCGTATCGCACGGGAGTTGCACGACATCGTGGCCCACCACATCACCACCATGCAGCTGATGGCCGGCGGGGCCCGGGCCAACCTCGCCCAACCGGAGGTGGTCCGGGACGCCCTGGTCACCCTGGAGTCCTCCGGGCGGCTCGCGCTGCGCGAGATGCGCCAGCTCCTTGATGTGCTGCGGGCTGGAGACGAACCGGAGACCGCGCCGTCGCTGCCCCAGCCCGGCGTCGACGGTCTCGACCGCCTGGTGGCCGATTCCCGCCTTGCCGGACTGCCGACCGAGTTCAGCGTCCACGGTCAGCGGGTACCGCTGCCGCCGACCGTCGGCCTCACGGTGTTCAGGATCGTCCAGGAGGCCCTCACCAACACCCGCAAGTACGCGGCGGGGACCGCGCACGCGTCCGTACGGCTGACGTACCGCCAGGAGCGGGTCACCGTCGAGGTGCGGGACGGCGGCGGGGGCGCACCACCGCAGGAGGGGGCGTCGGCGGCGGGCTCAGGCGGTTACGGCCTCATCGGCATGCGCGAGCGCGTCGCCCTGCACGGCGGCACCCTCACCGCCGGCCCGCAGGCCGGTGGCGGGTTCGCAGTGGTGGTCGACCTGCCGCTGGCCACGGACGAGGCGGACGAGGCTGCCGTCCAGCACGAGGGGGCACTCCGATGA